One region of Culex pipiens pallens isolate TS chromosome 2, TS_CPP_V2, whole genome shotgun sequence genomic DNA includes:
- the LOC120419470 gene encoding armadillo repeat-containing protein gudu, with protein sequence MSTAVARRGGAKVVRGGKGKQGAAAPRKGSVFGGGPAGKDKLFAAAKPDNSEESDSTDAVSSSDEEERWKESKHTNDVPSEYWHIQKLVKYMKAGNQTATIVALCCLKDHDLTTQMNQRAIQDCGGLEVLVNLLESNDLKCRLGALTVLSEVSSNLDIRRSIVDLGGIPLLVQILSEPGRDLKIMAAETLGNVAKVRLARKLVRKCDGVPRLVDLLDVPISVLRSQRDQLSEDEREMLDMARAGARALWSLSESRHNKELMCKGGIVPLMGRLLKSVHIDIVVPTMGTIQQCASQANYQLAITTEGMIYDIVSHLTSDNLDLKRQCSSAIFKCASDKTASDMVRDSGGLEPLVGIAKDKTVRDNKPLLAAATGALWKCAASEANVKKLDQLKTVQVLVQLLNDESEDVLTNAVGCISECVKYQNNREILRQFNGIPLLVNLLNMTHAPLLENIAKTLKECASDPESMTIMEELDAIRLIWSLLKNSNPKVQAHAAWALCPCIENAKDSGELVRSFVGALELVVGLLSSRDNFVLSAVCAAIATIAKDRENLSVLSDHKVIQMLAHLVYTTDDLLRENLAAAIASCAPYANNTQELGRLRTVTPIVGYMVSNNPRVHRTTAMALQKLSEDPQNCITMHQSGVVPFLLETVGSKDRELQEASAGCLQNIRKLALRAEELEFRGE encoded by the exons ATGTCCACCGCCGTAGCACGCCGAGGCGGCGCCAAAGTCGTCCGCGGAGGAAAAGGTAAGCAAGGTGCGGCCGCTCCGCGCAAAGGGTCCGTCTTCGGGGGTGGTCCGGCCGGCAAGGACAAACTTTTTGCCGCGGCCAAACCGGACAACAGCGAGGAGTCCGACTCGACGGATGCCGTCTCGTCCTCGGACGAGGAGGAACGCTGGAAGGAATCCAAGCACACGAACGACGTACCCTCGGAGTACTGGCACATCCAGAAGCTGGTCAAGTACATGAAGGCCGGCAACCAAACCGCCACGATTGTGGCCCTGTGCTGCCTCAAGGATCACGACCTCACCACGCAGATGAACCAACGGGCGATTCAAGACTGCGGCGGGCTGGAAGTGCTCGTCAATCTACTCGAAAGCAACGATCTTAAGTGTCGACTGGGGGCACTGACGGTCCTGTCGGAAGTTTCGTCGAATTTGGACATCCGCCGGTCGATAGTTGACCTAGGAGGTATTCCGCTGTTGGTGCAGATACTGTCGGAACCCGGGCGCGATCTCAAAATCATGGCCGCCGAAACGCTCGGCAACGTGGCCAAGGTGCGGCTCGCCCGGAAGCTGGTCCGCAAGTGCGACGGAGTGCCGCGATTGGTCGATCTGCTGGACGTTCCCATTAG TGTACTCCGTTCCCAGCGCGACCAGCTGAGCGAGGACGAGCGCGAAATGCTGGACATGGCCCGGGCCGGTGCCCGCGCCCTCTGGTCGCTTTCGGAGTCGCGCCACAACAAGGAGCTCATGTGCAAGGGCGGCATCGTCCCGCTGATGGGCCGTCTGCTGAAGAGCGTCCACATTGACATTGTGGTTCCGACTATGGGTACCATACAGCAGTGCGCCTCGCAAGCCAACTACCAGCTGGCCATCACGACGGAGGGCATGATCTACGACATCGTGTCGCACCTGACGTCGGACAACCTGGACCTGAAGCGGCAGTGCAGTTCGGCGATCTTCAAGTGTGCCAGCGATAAG ACCGCTAGCGATATGGTGCGGGATTCGGGGGGTTTGGAACCACTGGTAGGTATTGCAAAGGACAAGACGGTTCGAGACAACAAGCCCCTGCTGGCGGCCGCAACCGGAGCGCTCTGGAAGTGTGCGGCCAGCGAGGCGAACGTTAAAAAGCTGGACCAACTAAAAACCGTTCAGGTGTTGGTCCAGTTGCTCAACGACGAAAGCGAAGATGTCCTCACGAACGCCGTCGGCTGCATTTCCGAGTGTGTCAAGTACCAGAACAACCGCGAAATTCTGCGCCAGTTTAACGGAATTCCGTTGCTGGTCAATTTGCTCAACATGACGCACGCCCCCCTGCTGGAGAACATCGCCAAAACGTTGAAAGAGTGTGCCTCCGATCCGGAAAGCATGACCATTATGGAAGAACTGGACGCGATCCGCCTGATTTGGTCCCTGCTCAAGAACTCTAACCCGAAAGTACAAGCTCACGCCGCGTGGGCACTCTGTCCTTGTATCGAAAACGCTAAG GATTCCGGTGAACTCGTCCGCAGCTTCGTCGGAGCACTCGAGCTCGTCGTCGGCCTGCTCAGCTCCCGGGACAACTTTGTCCTCTCGGCCGTCTGCGCTGCGATCGCCACCATCGCCAAAGATCGGGAAAACCTCTCTGTCCTGTCGGACCACAAGGTCATCCAGATGTTGGCCCACCTGGTGTACACCACCGATGATCTGCTGCGCGAGAACCTGGCGGCGGCCATCGCGAGCTGTGCACCGTACGCGAACAACACCCAAGAACTGGGCAGACTGCGCACCGTTACGCCCATCGTCGGGTACATGGTCAGCAACAACCCGCGCGTTCACCGGACCACGGCCATGGCGCTGCAGAAGCTGTCGGAAGATCCGCAGAACTGCATTACGATGCACCAG AGTGGCGTGGTTCCGTTTTTGCTCGAGACGGTTGGCTCGAAGGATCGCGAACTACAGGAAGCTTCGGCTGGGTGTTTGCAGAACATCCGCAAGTTGGCGCTGCGAGCGGAGGAGCTGGAGTTTCGGGGCGAATGA